The following coding sequences are from one Leptolyngbya sp. NIES-3755 window:
- a CDS encoding proton-translocating NADH-quinone oxidoreductase, chain M subfamily (similar to AA sequence:cyanobase_aa:LBDG_48940) produces MVSTSFPWLTTLILLPFAASLLIPLIPDKQGKTVRWYGLGVGLADLVLSIYTFWKHYDFQNPNFQLTESYSWIPQLGINWSLAVDGISMPLVVLAALVTTLSMLAGWKVTNKPRLFYFLMLVMYAAQIGVFCAQDMIQFFLLWEVELVPVYILVAIWGGPKRLYAATKFILYTALASIFILIGALAMAFYGDNFTFNMQELGLKDYSLSFELLVYAGLLIAYGVKLPIFPLHTWLPDAHGEASAPVSMILAGVLLKMGGYALIRMNMEMLPHAHVYFAPILAILGIVNIIYGALASFAQRNLKRRMAYSSISHMGFVLLGIASFTEIGMSGAVLQMVSHGLIAAALFFLAGVTYDRTHTLNMDDMGGLAKKMPSTFALFTICSMASLALPGMSGFVGELAIFLGLTTSDAYTSVFKTVIVLLSAVGLIVTPIYLLSMLREMFYGKEGKAVEKEVFLDANPRELFITAALVVPIVAIGLYPKLITQTYDVKTVQVAQNARNAVPVVAQQMVALPGLAAPQTPAPKPELLGMLK; encoded by the coding sequence ATGGTGAGTACTTCTTTTCCTTGGTTAACCACGCTAATCCTGCTGCCCTTTGCAGCCTCCCTTCTGATTCCGCTCATCCCCGATAAACAAGGGAAGACGGTTCGCTGGTACGGATTAGGGGTCGGTTTGGCGGATCTCGTCCTCTCGATTTACACCTTCTGGAAACACTACGATTTTCAGAACCCGAATTTTCAATTAACCGAGAGCTATTCTTGGATTCCCCAACTCGGAATTAACTGGTCGCTCGCGGTCGATGGCATCTCAATGCCGCTAGTCGTTCTCGCTGCTCTGGTGACAACGCTTTCGATGCTGGCAGGCTGGAAGGTCACGAATAAGCCCCGCCTGTTCTACTTCCTCATGCTCGTGATGTACGCGGCTCAAATTGGAGTGTTCTGTGCTCAGGACATGATTCAGTTCTTCCTCTTGTGGGAAGTTGAACTGGTTCCCGTCTATATCCTGGTTGCAATCTGGGGTGGACCGAAACGCCTTTATGCCGCAACGAAGTTCATTCTCTACACCGCATTAGCTTCGATTTTCATCTTGATTGGGGCGTTAGCGATGGCATTCTACGGTGACAATTTCACCTTCAACATGCAAGAGCTAGGGCTGAAAGATTACTCGCTCTCCTTTGAGCTATTGGTTTATGCGGGTCTGCTGATCGCTTACGGTGTCAAGCTTCCGATTTTCCCGCTTCACACTTGGTTGCCGGATGCTCACGGTGAAGCTTCTGCTCCCGTTTCGATGATCCTGGCAGGTGTGTTGCTGAAGATGGGTGGCTACGCGCTGATTCGGATGAACATGGAAATGCTACCTCATGCCCATGTCTACTTTGCTCCGATTCTCGCAATCCTTGGAATTGTTAACATCATCTACGGTGCACTGGCTTCTTTTGCTCAACGCAACCTGAAGCGCCGAATGGCTTACTCTTCGATTTCGCACATGGGCTTCGTTCTGCTCGGTATTGCATCCTTTACTGAGATTGGAATGAGTGGTGCGGTTCTGCAAATGGTGTCTCACGGTTTGATTGCAGCAGCGCTCTTCTTCTTAGCGGGTGTAACCTACGATCGTACTCATACGCTGAACATGGATGACATGGGCGGCTTGGCGAAGAAAATGCCTTCAACCTTTGCACTGTTCACGATTTGTTCGATGGCTTCGCTGGCACTGCCTGGAATGAGCGGATTCGTTGGTGAATTGGCAATCTTCCTCGGTCTCACCACGAGCGACGCTTACACCTCAGTGTTCAAAACGGTAATCGTGTTACTCTCTGCGGTGGGTTTAATCGTCACGCCGATTTACTTACTCTCGATGCTGCGTGAAATGTTCTACGGCAAAGAAGGTAAAGCGGTTGAGAAGGAAGTGTTCCTTGATGCGAATCCTAGAGAATTGTTTATCACTGCTGCATTAGTTGTTCCCATCGTTGCGATCGGTCTTTATCCCAAACTGATCACTCAAACCTACGATGTGAAAACCGTTCAGGTCGCGCAAAATGCTCGAAATGCAGTTCCGGTTGTGGCTCAACAGATGGTGGCACTGCCCGGATTAGCGGCTCCTCAAACTCCTGCTCCCAAACCTGAACTGTTGGGAATGCTGAAATAG
- a CDS encoding von Willebrand factor, type A (similar to AA sequence:cyanobase_aa:LBDG_08500), with protein sequence MSGFESLKNRDYTLILDKSGSMSVSDQPGGRSRWEALQESTLALARKCEQFDPEGITVYLFSSRFKRYDDVTSNKVEQIFMENDPIGSTNLAAVLWDATQNYFQRKAAGKTKSGETILVVTDGAPDDRRAVIDAIIRSTNQMERDEELAITFLQIGNDPGAKQFLAALDDQLSDVGAKFDICDTITMDDMADLSLAEVLMNAIAD encoded by the coding sequence ATGTCAGGTTTTGAATCGCTGAAGAATCGAGACTATACCCTCATCCTCGATAAGAGCGGAAGTATGTCTGTGTCAGACCAGCCCGGAGGTCGAAGCCGTTGGGAAGCTTTGCAAGAATCGACACTTGCCCTCGCTCGTAAGTGTGAGCAATTTGATCCAGAAGGCATTACGGTTTATCTATTTTCCAGTCGGTTTAAGCGTTACGATGACGTGACTTCCAACAAAGTCGAACAGATTTTTATGGAAAACGATCCGATCGGATCTACCAATCTCGCAGCAGTGCTCTGGGATGCCACTCAAAATTATTTCCAACGGAAAGCGGCTGGAAAAACCAAATCAGGCGAAACAATTTTAGTCGTAACCGATGGCGCACCGGACGATCGACGAGCCGTGATCGATGCAATCATCCGATCTACTAACCAAATGGAGCGCGACGAAGAACTTGCAATCACTTTTCTACAAATCGGAAATGATCCAGGCGCAAAACAATTCCTGGCGGCTCTCGATGATCAACTTTCGGATGTGGGTGCGAAGTTTGATATTTGTGACACGATTACAATGGATGACATGGCAGATTTGAGTCTTGCCGAAGTTCTGATGAATGCGATCGCAGATTAA
- a CDS encoding hypothetical protein (hypothetical protein FJSC11DRAFT_3308;~similar to AA sequence:cyanobase_aa:LBDG_43450): MDEIDKLLNSLNNSAPEPRPSSEAKPAAARSSIEDLLKQIDVEPQITPSSSSDRLFDELKQEREESIRQAAQQKQERLEQLKQQRRQALIVKAQEWLKNLDPNSSEGRWFEEFACNYENRTVAAIDYLEALQEVDRD; the protein is encoded by the coding sequence ATGGACGAAATCGATAAATTGCTCAACAGTTTGAACAATTCCGCTCCTGAACCCCGCCCTTCTTCAGAAGCGAAACCTGCGGCGGCTCGATCGTCGATCGAGGATTTACTCAAGCAAATCGATGTCGAGCCGCAAATTACTCCGAGTTCATCTAGCGATCGTTTGTTCGATGAATTGAAGCAAGAGCGCGAAGAATCTATCAGACAAGCTGCTCAACAAAAACAGGAACGTCTCGAACAACTCAAACAACAGCGTCGTCAAGCTCTGATTGTCAAAGCTCAGGAATGGTTGAAAAATCTCGATCCGAATTCGAGTGAAGGGCGATGGTTTGAGGAATTTGCTTGTAATTATGAAAATCGAACTGTTGCAGCGATCGATTATCTTGAAGCGTTGCAAGAAGTCGATCGGGATTAA
- a CDS encoding putative serine/threonine kinase (similar to AA sequence:cyanobase_aa:NIES39_R00940) has translation MTLSLPPTQNNRFHYNQYRCAAKNPLHCEQSQRSQESNLCSKCLFPSVLPEQSKLRGQRGTYVIEEFLTVRGLGRLYRGYQELEDRSVIIREYVLPTRCFNTTEIRQRQRAFAGLTGISLADGRSQDFRLITPYDAIADQSETRCYLITLDDYNAYSTLQSQLPQLGTMPAIQVRRVIAQILQSLELLHRQKFRLPNGQIEAQLVHGNLSLETILIQPQTEWHDEFVIYLTDLALWERLFIPTQLALPKLTIADDLKALGQIGIQLLSGKSSDSDLPCSPAFEAFLLRLIGAGQPFENLETVRQVFKQLPPEPISESKIAPIELEQDDPKHKINWKKWGLLCLALLGIGALVWWLSLTLRPKPRTSSERLVPKIESVSDIPSGRFNYTGEQRSLWSYVSRQKNLIQQGKNLETILQERQPKLQLNYQPEETIESAIEKVRSQQAEFLVTSLIDPVGAEFDTQNIAYDGLAVFVAFSYSNRDNSLPRFLNGQISFKQLKQLYTGEIQNWKQIGGADLPVRLYIPAEPELVRVFEQRVLRDQQSIQKFRKLRESSISELPTFDSLRQVLRDFEQEQVGSIAFGSLSQVYGQCLVYPLALIEGNRSPVAPLLLDSGKPITPQIDLCTAKGSYDRNFLAFQTQGYPLMYSLAVVSARNNARPPVGRKFASILRTIEGQSLLDKTGLIPLSKTQKNSLP, from the coding sequence ATGACCCTTTCCCTACCTCCCACTCAGAACAATCGATTTCACTACAATCAGTACCGCTGTGCTGCCAAAAATCCGTTGCACTGCGAACAGTCACAGCGATCGCAAGAGAGCAATCTTTGTTCAAAATGCTTATTTCCCAGTGTCTTACCTGAGCAGTCAAAACTTAGAGGACAACGCGGCACTTATGTGATTGAGGAATTTCTGACAGTACGAGGCTTGGGAAGGCTTTATCGAGGGTATCAGGAACTAGAAGATCGATCCGTGATCATTCGTGAATATGTTTTACCCACTCGATGTTTTAACACGACTGAAATTCGCCAACGACAGCGAGCATTTGCAGGATTAACTGGGATTTCTCTAGCAGATGGTCGATCGCAGGATTTTCGATTGATTACACCGTATGACGCGATCGCAGATCAATCCGAAACCCGTTGTTATTTGATTACACTCGATGATTACAACGCTTATTCAACTTTGCAATCTCAACTTCCACAGTTGGGCACAATGCCTGCCATTCAAGTACGGCGAGTAATTGCTCAGATTCTACAATCATTAGAACTATTACATCGTCAGAAGTTTCGATTGCCGAATGGACAGATCGAAGCTCAGTTAGTTCATGGGAATCTGAGCTTAGAAACGATACTGATTCAACCTCAAACAGAGTGGCACGATGAGTTCGTGATTTATCTAACGGATCTTGCTTTGTGGGAAAGATTGTTTATTCCAACTCAATTGGCATTACCTAAATTGACGATCGCAGATGATCTAAAAGCATTAGGTCAGATCGGAATTCAACTTTTAAGCGGTAAATCTTCTGATTCAGACTTGCCTTGTTCTCCCGCTTTTGAAGCATTTTTACTACGACTAATTGGTGCGGGTCAACCTTTTGAAAATCTTGAGACAGTTCGCCAAGTCTTTAAACAGCTTCCACCCGAACCGATTTCTGAGTCAAAAATTGCACCGATCGAATTAGAGCAAGATGACCCCAAACACAAAATTAACTGGAAAAAATGGGGATTGCTCTGTTTAGCATTGCTTGGAATCGGTGCTTTAGTTTGGTGGTTAAGTTTAACATTGCGCCCCAAACCCAGAACTAGCTCAGAACGCTTAGTGCCTAAAATCGAATCAGTCAGCGATATTCCAAGTGGTAGATTTAACTACACTGGAGAACAACGCAGCTTATGGTCGTATGTTTCTCGACAAAAGAATCTAATTCAGCAAGGTAAAAACCTAGAGACGATTTTACAAGAGCGACAACCAAAATTACAGCTTAACTATCAGCCTGAAGAAACGATCGAAAGCGCGATCGAGAAAGTGCGATCGCAACAAGCCGAATTCTTAGTTACAAGCTTGATCGATCCAGTTGGTGCAGAGTTTGATACACAAAACATTGCTTATGATGGTTTGGCAGTATTCGTTGCATTTAGCTATTCAAACCGGGATAATAGCTTACCTAGATTTCTCAATGGTCAGATTAGCTTTAAGCAACTCAAACAGCTTTACACAGGTGAGATTCAGAATTGGAAACAGATTGGTGGTGCTGATCTTCCTGTGCGACTTTATATTCCTGCTGAACCAGAGTTAGTCCGAGTCTTTGAACAGCGCGTCTTGCGAGATCAACAGAGCATTCAGAAGTTTCGGAAGCTCAGAGAAAGCTCGATCTCAGAACTTCCCACTTTTGATAGTTTGCGGCAAGTCCTACGAGATTTTGAACAAGAACAAGTTGGATCGATCGCATTTGGTTCCCTGAGCCAAGTTTATGGACAGTGCTTAGTCTATCCGTTGGCGTTGATCGAAGGTAATCGATCGCCCGTTGCTCCATTGTTGTTAGATAGTGGAAAACCAATTACACCACAAATTGATTTATGTACTGCGAAGGGAAGTTACGATCGTAATTTCCTTGCCTTTCAAACTCAGGGCTATCCATTAATGTATTCTCTAGCAGTTGTCTCTGCGAGAAACAATGCGAGACCACCAGTAGGACGAAAGTTTGCCAGCATTTTAAGAACGATCGAGGGGCAGAGCTTATTAGACAAAACTGGCTTAATTCCATTGTCTAAAACACAGAAAAATTCCCTTCCTTAA
- a CDS encoding nitrile hydratase-like protein (similar to AA sequence:cyanobase_aa:Npun_R3212) — protein sequence MSELETESLTREQIESRLLGKAAHDESFRTALVETPQAIWDQEFGETLLSSLKLKVFQNSLNTLYLIAPTQDETLRKELSNNPKAVWKRRFGTAKLQGYTIRVIEEMPGEFCFVMPTSIDLEAEAQFLEEAAQQGFNLEEHTAKARKELRSLTQRKVPKTKLGRILMRLEGFVLVWIKSNPIVVSILRPIYWVRSLIFAWRRL from the coding sequence ATGAGTGAACTAGAAACTGAATCGTTAACTCGTGAGCAGATTGAATCGCGGTTACTTGGAAAAGCCGCACACGATGAATCTTTTAGAACTGCCTTGGTCGAGACTCCGCAAGCAATCTGGGATCAGGAGTTTGGAGAGACATTACTTTCATCTCTAAAGCTAAAAGTCTTTCAAAATAGCTTGAACACTTTATATTTGATCGCGCCGACTCAGGATGAAACACTGAGAAAAGAACTATCCAACAATCCAAAAGCTGTTTGGAAGCGTCGATTTGGAACTGCGAAACTTCAAGGCTATACCATTCGAGTGATTGAAGAAATGCCTGGAGAGTTCTGCTTTGTCATGCCAACTTCGATCGACTTAGAAGCAGAAGCACAGTTTCTAGAAGAAGCGGCTCAACAGGGTTTTAACCTTGAAGAACACACAGCGAAAGCTAGAAAAGAACTACGATCGCTCACTCAACGAAAAGTTCCGAAAACGAAGCTTGGACGAATTTTGATGAGATTAGAAGGATTTGTGCTTGTTTGGATTAAGTCAAATCCGATCGTGGTTTCAATCCTGCGTCCGATTTACTGGGTACGATCGCTCATTTTTGCATGGCGAAGACTTTAG
- a CDS encoding putative methyltransferase (similar to AA sequence:cyanobase_aa:Npun_BF157), with protein sequence MTQPTLQIQSISDLAFGMAISRAIETERTDANFRDPYARMLGGQRGEAFLEGMGGSSKGAGHMLAVRTTVIDELLLEVIESAEIDTVLNLAAGLDTRPYRMSLPKSLRWIEVDLPQVIEYKTKQLVEVESRCALESISLDLTGQKARKALFDRINRESSKTLIITEGLLAYLSETEVGELATDLNECDRFTGWITDLASPLLLNMTMQTWGEQFTAANAALKFAPEAGANFFSSYGWEPQTFRLFLEEARRLNRDVPFGWLLRKVPQLLNDGVALLGRS encoded by the coding sequence ATGACTCAGCCCACATTACAGATACAGAGTATTTCGGATCTGGCGTTTGGTATGGCGATTAGTCGTGCGATCGAGACGGAGCGAACCGATGCAAATTTCCGCGATCCGTATGCTCGAATGTTGGGTGGGCAGCGTGGAGAAGCTTTTCTGGAAGGGATGGGCGGCTCGTCTAAGGGTGCAGGTCACATGCTTGCGGTTCGGACGACTGTGATCGATGAGTTATTGTTAGAAGTGATTGAATCGGCTGAGATTGATACGGTTCTGAACTTAGCCGCAGGATTGGACACTCGCCCGTATCGGATGTCTTTACCCAAGTCTCTACGATGGATTGAGGTAGATTTGCCGCAGGTGATTGAGTATAAAACTAAGCAATTAGTAGAAGTGGAATCTCGCTGTGCTTTGGAATCGATTTCTCTAGATTTAACAGGGCAAAAAGCGCGAAAGGCATTGTTCGATCGTATTAATCGAGAGTCTAGCAAGACTTTAATCATTACTGAGGGATTGTTAGCTTATTTAAGTGAAACAGAAGTCGGTGAGCTTGCAACTGATTTGAACGAGTGCGATCGCTTTACTGGATGGATTACCGATTTGGCTTCTCCGCTGTTGTTAAACATGACGATGCAAACTTGGGGAGAACAATTTACTGCCGCAAATGCAGCTTTGAAGTTTGCACCTGAAGCGGGGGCGAATTTCTTCAGTTCGTATGGTTGGGAGCCGCAAACGTTTCGATTGTTCTTGGAGGAAGCACGCCGCTTGAATCGAGATGTACCCTTTGGTTGGTTACTTCGGAAAGTGCCGCAACTATTGAACGATGGTGTCGCGCTATTAGGTCGATCGTAA
- a CDS encoding hypothetical protein (conserved hypothetical protein;~similar to AA sequence:cyanobase_aa:AM1_6246) produces the protein METESYSQKKRLTTDITAQPITSRQFSLPASVPQLKRADNVHTQLDRADRFGHHLSQVQIQPAQRQTHVQRNVVDEEQERDAEVQMKAIQRHADPETVKLLQRMPDLSPKDNGRSLPKNIQTKMERSFGTSFSDVQIHEGPQASSVGALAYTQGNRIHFAPGQYNPDSPSGQALLGHELTHVVQQRAGRVPLPDNTGGLPINADPSLEQEADDMGAKAARGERVSMPGASGMGTLTQRKKPIQNSQAPVQMFFLGLLLNNLLPPVIKLLFPSQGGNADTTAEDTGE, from the coding sequence ATGGAAACTGAATCATATTCGCAGAAAAAGCGACTGACGACTGACATCACCGCTCAGCCGATCACTTCTCGCCAATTTTCTCTGCCTGCTTCAGTCCCTCAACTCAAGCGAGCAGACAACGTTCACACTCAACTCGATCGAGCCGATCGTTTCGGTCATCATCTCAGCCAAGTGCAAATCCAACCTGCTCAACGCCAGACTCACGTTCAGCGCAATGTAGTCGATGAAGAACAGGAGCGCGATGCAGAGGTGCAAATGAAAGCGATCCAGCGACATGCTGATCCAGAGACCGTAAAGTTACTACAGCGAATGCCAGATTTATCGCCTAAAGATAATGGTCGATCGCTGCCAAAAAATATCCAAACGAAAATGGAACGATCGTTTGGAACTAGCTTCTCGGATGTCCAGATTCATGAAGGACCACAAGCGAGTTCTGTGGGTGCACTCGCTTACACTCAAGGAAACCGCATCCATTTTGCACCCGGACAATACAATCCCGATAGTCCTTCTGGGCAAGCTTTGTTAGGACATGAGCTAACTCACGTCGTACAGCAAAGAGCTGGGCGAGTCCCACTGCCAGATAATACAGGCGGACTTCCGATCAATGCTGACCCTAGCCTAGAGCAAGAAGCTGATGATATGGGAGCAAAAGCCGCTCGTGGTGAGCGCGTCAGTATGCCTGGAGCTTCTGGAATGGGGACGCTCACCCAGCGAAAAAAACCGATTCAGAACAGTCAAGCACCTGTCCAAATGTTCTTTCTTGGATTGTTGCTGAACAATCTCTTACCGCCTGTGATCAAGTTACTGTTCCCGTCACAGGGTGGTAATGCAGATACGACAGCAGAGGACACAGGCGAATAG
- a CDS encoding hypothetical protein (similar to AA sequence:cyanobase_aa:Npun_F1106), giving the protein MAKLRTRKKRRLEDSAPAIQDSVFQTRSFTAQPKQSATNSDRGHHLGEISVYPVQAKLTIGEANDPYEQEADQMAAKVVNSLDNPGSATPSEIHSIQTKSSGENTESNDPLEHSIEQSRGSGEALPDDTRESMERSFGTDFSEVRVHTDAQADSMNRSINARAFTTGQDVYFRQGEYDLSSQTGKVLLAHELTHVVQQNSQSPTRAQASQNVQRQPKEGEENQSKSLPDKGETKSSINTANLLATGANHSEIKGNLTSKFAPDKNNVPMYKTFKGMQGAFLAAKAGAETNTFDQVNAAANAIATGAEVCNYSSFKSIISKAPVVVSACKVKNDLTEIWQDYENDKSISNERIVNVVKDSISLGIDGACAVTPAGRLAKVIVTGLKSVGYAKDFALISNNIEAKLDQLILQTAENSGINPESIQKTCEELDGLMQNAAEKGTHLKQQLHTAIADAAKSAERGGRWLLDYFEEDSPALKQGKVFDIVTDEETDNDQAINLASLQYRSEALLLRPMYQQVMQEMWQQDEEAMRKREKYEYEGGGFKNNDQPSRRANVQKPVAWNSRKSQPNFPESFTNYQQPKPYKPNFVLVNPTRLPQTPSFAQTAFRYIPKVLRNLK; this is encoded by the coding sequence ATGGCTAAACTCCGGACTCGCAAAAAACGCCGACTAGAAGACTCTGCCCCCGCCATTCAAGACAGTGTGTTTCAAACTCGATCGTTTACTGCACAACCGAAACAAAGTGCTACAAATTCCGATCGAGGACATCATTTGGGTGAAATTTCAGTCTATCCGGTGCAAGCAAAGTTAACGATCGGAGAAGCGAATGATCCCTACGAACAAGAAGCCGATCAAATGGCTGCTAAAGTCGTTAATAGCCTAGACAATCCTGGATCAGCAACCCCTTCAGAAATTCACTCGATACAAACCAAATCATCAGGAGAGAACACCGAATCAAATGACCCTCTAGAACACTCGATCGAGCAATCACGCGGTAGTGGAGAGGCGTTGCCCGATGACACTCGTGAATCGATGGAGCGATCGTTTGGAACCGACTTTAGCGAAGTTCGGGTGCATACCGATGCTCAGGCAGATTCGATGAATCGATCGATCAATGCACGAGCATTCACGACTGGACAAGATGTGTATTTCCGGCAAGGCGAATATGATCTGAGTAGCCAAACCGGAAAAGTATTGTTAGCGCACGAATTAACCCATGTGGTGCAACAGAATAGCCAATCCCCAACACGCGCCCAAGCAAGTCAAAACGTGCAGCGGCAGCCCAAAGAAGGCGAAGAGAATCAATCCAAATCACTACCAGACAAGGGGGAGACGAAATCATCAATTAATACTGCAAATCTACTAGCGACTGGAGCAAATCACAGCGAGATCAAGGGCAATTTGACTTCTAAGTTTGCACCAGACAAAAATAATGTCCCTATGTACAAAACATTTAAGGGAATGCAAGGTGCTTTTCTTGCTGCAAAAGCGGGCGCTGAGACCAACACTTTCGATCAGGTAAATGCAGCGGCTAATGCGATCGCGACAGGCGCAGAAGTTTGCAACTACTCCTCCTTCAAGAGCATCATCAGCAAAGCTCCAGTCGTCGTGAGCGCCTGCAAGGTTAAGAATGATCTTACAGAAATCTGGCAAGACTACGAAAACGACAAATCGATTAGTAACGAGAGAATCGTGAATGTTGTGAAGGATAGTATTAGCTTAGGAATCGATGGAGCTTGTGCAGTGACTCCGGCAGGTCGGTTAGCAAAAGTCATCGTAACCGGATTAAAATCGGTAGGCTATGCAAAAGATTTCGCACTCATTTCCAATAATATAGAAGCAAAGCTTGATCAGCTAATTTTGCAAACTGCTGAGAACAGCGGCATCAATCCTGAATCCATCCAAAAGACCTGCGAAGAACTCGATGGACTAATGCAGAACGCGGCTGAAAAAGGCACTCATCTCAAACAACAACTCCATACTGCGATTGCTGATGCTGCGAAGTCAGCCGAGAGAGGTGGACGATGGTTGCTTGACTATTTTGAGGAGGACTCTCCTGCTCTCAAGCAAGGTAAAGTTTTCGATATTGTGACTGATGAGGAAACTGACAATGATCAAGCGATCAACCTCGCCAGTTTACAATATCGAAGTGAAGCGCTCTTGCTAAGACCTATGTATCAACAAGTCATGCAGGAGATGTGGCAGCAGGATGAAGAAGCGATGAGAAAGCGTGAGAAATACGAATATGAGGGCGGTGGCTTTAAGAATAATGATCAGCCATCCCGCAGAGCGAATGTTCAGAAGCCCGTGGCATGGAATTCTAGGAAGTCGCAGCCCAATTTTCCCGAATCTTTCACGAATTATCAACAGCCTAAGCCCTACAAACCCAATTTTGTTCTGGTCAATCCGACGCGGCTTCCTCAGACTCCATCATTTGCTCAGACTGCATTTCGATATATTCCGAAAGTACTGAGGAATCTAAAGTAG
- a CDS encoding hypothetical protein (hypothetical protein S7335_2574;~similar to AA sequence:cyanobase_aa:LBDG_34100): MNRIKEQAAKLWQLLIDPETFGAYRSVVMTTWSILRETGVLLWLVVCLVLVVGEWGSKTAIAIGQGMRGWMDRISSTEQLAPETGKALLEAGKSTVSFTLNQAKSQLGIVVSEPVQPKVTVSEPAPIQPKVALTTLED; encoded by the coding sequence ATGAATCGAATTAAAGAGCAAGCTGCAAAACTTTGGCAATTGTTGATCGACCCGGAGACTTTTGGTGCGTATCGATCGGTCGTGATGACTACCTGGAGTATTTTGCGAGAGACAGGAGTGTTGCTTTGGTTAGTGGTTTGCTTAGTGTTAGTGGTTGGGGAATGGGGATCGAAAACTGCGATCGCGATCGGTCAAGGAATGCGCGGTTGGATGGATCGAATTAGCTCTACTGAACAGTTAGCACCGGAAACCGGAAAGGCATTGCTAGAAGCCGGAAAATCAACCGTTAGCTTTACTCTGAATCAGGCAAAGAGTCAGTTAGGAATTGTAGTTTCAGAACCAGTTCAGCCGAAAGTAACGGTTAGTGAACCCGCACCCATTCAGCCGAAAGTTGCGCTGACAACGCTGGAAGACTAG